The Anguilla rostrata isolate EN2019 chromosome 18, ASM1855537v3, whole genome shotgun sequence genome has a window encoding:
- the LOC135244956 gene encoding alpha-2A adrenergic receptor-like: MECGNATNGTLPYAFGTSVALTIGLLVGILILLTVFGNVLVVIAVFTSRSLRAPQNLFLVSLASADILVATLVMPFSLAKELMGCWYFGTVWCEIHLALDVFFCTSSIVHLCAISLDRYWSITQAIEYNLKRTPRRIKCILFIVWVIAAVISFPPLISTEKSGTTGECKINDKQWYIISSSIGSFFAPCIIMILVYIRIYQIAKKRTRVPLGTRDNGPTERRHNGFADRVSPERLNGEAARENAVVREGEINGVDMEESSSSDHNVKNPCSMKAKKGKGKTKISQIKPGDNLPKQETERSIRRSRWKGRQNREKRFTFVLAVVIGVFVVCWFPFFFTYSLTAFCGADCVPETLFKFFFWFGYCNSSLNPVIYTIFNHDFRRSFKKILCKGEKKRMV; encoded by the coding sequence ATGGAGTGTGGCAACGCGACCAACGGAACTTTGCCCTATGCTTTTGGGACCTCAGTTGCCCTAACGATTGGCCTTCTTGTAGGAATTCTCATTCTACTGACAGTATTTGGCAACGTCCTAGTTGTGATAGCTGTATTTACGAGTCGCTCCTTACGAGCGCCCCAAAATCTGTTTCTAGTCTCCTTGGCATCCGCAGACATACTGGTGGCAACCCTGGTCATGCCATTCTCTCTGGCAAAGGAACTCATGGGATGCTGGTACTTTGGCACAGTGTGGTGTGAAATTCACCTGGCTCTCGACGTTTTCTTTTGCACGTCATCGATTGTCCATCTGTGCGCCATAAGTTTGGACAGATACTGGTCCATCACTCAAGCTATAGAATACAACCTGAAACGAACTCCACGAAGGATAAAATGCATACTTTTCATCGTTTGGGTAATCGCTGCCGTCATTTCTTTTCCACCTTTAATATCCACGGAAAAGTCGGGGACTACGGGGGAGTGCAAGATCAACGACAAGCAGTGGTATATAATCTCCTCCAGTATCGGCTCGTTCTTCGCCCCCTGCATCATTATGATTCTAGTGTACATTCGAATATACCAAATCGCAAAGAAACGAACAAGGGTTCCTCTGGGTACAAGAGACAACGGCCCTACAGAGAGGAGGCATAACGGCTTCGCCGACAGGGTCTCTCCGGAGAGGTTAAACGGAGAGGCTGCACGAGAGAACGCGGTTGTCCGAGAAGGTGAAATCAATGGCGTTGACATGGAAGAGTCGTCATCGTCCGACCACAACGTAAAGAACCCGTGTTCCATGAAAGCGAAAAAAGGTAAGGGGAAAACCAAGATCAGTCAAATCAAGCCTGGAGATAACCTCCCCAAACAAGAGACTGAACGGAGCATCAGACGTAGCAGGTGGAAAGGACGCCAAAACAGAGAAAAACGATTCACTTTTGTTCTGGCAGTGGTGATAGGAGTTTTTGTGGTCTGTTGGTTTCCGTTTTTCTTCACATACTCACTGACCGCTTTTTGTGGCGCCGACTGCGTACCCGAAACTCTGTTTAAGTTCTTTTTCTGGTTTGGGTACTGCAACAGCTCTCTAAATCCAGTTATATACACAATATTCAACCACGACTTTAGGAGATCGTTTAAAAAGATCCTTTGTAAAGGCGAGAAAAAACGAATGGTTTAA